The proteins below are encoded in one region of Candidatus Thiodiazotropha sp. LNASS1:
- a CDS encoding YcgN family cysteine cluster protein: protein MVLTESPFWITTPLEAMSREMWESLCDGCGKCCLQKLEDEETREIFNTNIVCDLLDLENCRCTHYAQRSKLVPNCVTLTPEDLNDPYWLPQTCAYRLLAEGKQLPDWHPLITGDPESVEHAGHSIRGKVIKESAADDWEHHLVDWI, encoded by the coding sequence ATGGTCCTTACCGAATCCCCATTCTGGATTACCACGCCACTTGAAGCGATGTCCCGCGAAATGTGGGAGTCTCTCTGCGATGGCTGCGGGAAATGCTGCCTGCAGAAACTGGAGGACGAGGAGACAAGGGAGATTTTCAACACCAATATCGTATGTGATCTGCTCGATCTCGAAAACTGCCGCTGCACTCACTATGCCCAGCGTTCTAAATTGGTGCCCAATTGCGTCACCCTGACACCGGAAGACCTGAATGACCCCTACTGGTTACCCCAGACGTGCGCCTACCGCCTGTTGGCGGAGGGAAAACAGCTTCCCGACTGGCATCCATTGATAACCGGAGATCCCGAGAGCGTGGAACATGCAGGCCACTCCATCCGCGGCAAAGTCATCAAGGAATCGGCAGCTGACGACTGGGAGCATCACCTGGTCGATTGGATATAG
- a CDS encoding methylated-DNA--[protein]-cysteine S-methyltransferase gives MSGTTQSYQAVVNFPFAPVGIILSKGRLKALEYLPRPQHEYRNNVSGLNAVIDAIQAYLDDPKRAFDLGLLLEGTPFQCRVWQALQEIPSGSTLTYGELARQIGSGARAVGNACRDNPCPLIVPCHRVVGKAGLGGFAGERGGEKLEIKRWLLKHEGAL, from the coding sequence ATGAGCGGAACGACCCAATCCTATCAGGCAGTGGTGAATTTCCCGTTTGCACCGGTTGGCATCATCCTCTCAAAGGGTAGACTGAAAGCGCTCGAATACCTGCCTCGACCACAGCACGAGTACCGTAATAATGTATCCGGACTGAATGCCGTGATCGATGCCATTCAGGCCTATCTGGACGACCCAAAGAGAGCGTTCGATCTGGGACTCCTACTCGAAGGTACGCCATTTCAGTGTCGTGTCTGGCAGGCGCTGCAGGAGATACCCTCCGGTTCAACCCTGACCTATGGAGAGCTGGCGCGACAGATCGGCAGTGGCGCCAGGGCCGTGGGCAATGCCTGTCGCGACAATCCCTGTCCATTGATTGTGCCATGCCACCGGGTTGTCGGTAAGGCGGGCCTGGGAGGGTTTGCCGGTGAGCGGGGTGGTGAGAAGCTGGAAATCAAGCGCTGGTTGTTGAAACATGAAGGTGCCCTGTGA
- a CDS encoding DUF3549 family protein — translation MNTIATLTEFIESGGLSLDFSDMGRRVSSLPREQFVAFENAEIPYPLPLQQQAWFALTLADPAQRQIDPMIWFIRFPLDEQGKLSLSARDDFMHHLVESLGSKPDTDGMETALQDNPYAFQPKQERLAIFHARLTRNLNKPVSRFYDHAKAYFDGDLGWEQWSFIGYQGIADLAARFDQQGNTQRIAKSIPSLPPSPLEALCHCLENEVIPQTIANALAQRGLSNLQQDMPNPQVLSAVVRGLSQSSKTAIRDDYIHRLLDHSISHRSDLLAAIAGRAWEALEDSAMRHRFLEQLADNEEGQGFFNGILSDLLYLPATRQAMQASLRDPLRTERLSQVIGTFFSQIRGE, via the coding sequence ATGAACACCATCGCCACTCTGACTGAATTCATTGAATCCGGCGGACTCTCCCTGGATTTTTCAGATATGGGTCGGCGGGTCAGTAGCCTTCCCAGGGAGCAATTCGTTGCATTCGAAAATGCTGAGATCCCCTACCCGTTACCGCTGCAACAACAGGCGTGGTTTGCCCTGACCCTGGCCGATCCGGCTCAGCGACAGATTGATCCCATGATCTGGTTTATCCGCTTTCCGCTGGATGAACAGGGTAAGCTGTCATTGTCCGCCAGGGATGACTTCATGCATCACCTGGTAGAGAGCTTGGGGAGCAAACCCGATACGGACGGCATGGAGACTGCGCTACAGGACAACCCGTATGCCTTTCAGCCCAAGCAGGAACGTCTGGCCATATTTCATGCACGCCTGACCCGCAATCTGAATAAACCGGTGTCACGCTTCTACGACCATGCCAAAGCCTATTTCGACGGTGATTTGGGGTGGGAACAGTGGTCATTCATCGGCTATCAGGGAATTGCCGATCTCGCCGCCCGTTTCGATCAGCAAGGCAATACCCAGCGTATCGCCAAATCGATTCCATCCCTGCCACCCTCCCCCCTGGAGGCGTTGTGCCACTGCCTCGAAAACGAGGTCATACCACAGACTATCGCTAACGCACTGGCTCAAAGGGGCCTGTCAAACCTACAACAGGATATGCCTAATCCACAGGTGCTCTCAGCTGTTGTGCGCGGTCTTTCTCAGAGCAGCAAGACAGCCATTCGTGATGATTACATTCACCGGCTGCTCGACCATTCCATCTCCCACCGCAGTGATCTGCTGGCGGCAATTGCAGGACGTGCCTGGGAGGCATTGGAAGACAGCGCGATGCGCCATCGTTTTCTTGAGCAGCTGGCGGACAATGAGGAGGGCCAGGGATTCTTCAATGGTATCTTAAGCGACCTGCTCTATTTGCCCGCTACCCGGCAGGCTATGCAGGCAAGCCTGCGCGATCCTCTCCGTACTGAGA
- the xerD gene encoding site-specific tyrosine recombinase XerD, with protein sequence MKGGSEDAALIESFSDALWMERGLSRNTLSAYQSDLGKVADWLHNNRGYGLLQAKRADLQSYLAHLVKQGRKPRSTARLLSCVRQFYQFSLREGWLSADPSVRIDSPKLGRPLPKSLSEGEVEALLNAPDIDDAEGMRDRTMLEVLYAAGLRVSELVDLRPEQVNLSQGVMRILGKGGKERLVPMGDEAQGWLERFYSGARIELLGERVCSHLFPTRRGQGMTRQAFWYRIKKHAAIAGITHSISPHTLRHAFATHLLNHGADLRVVQLLLGHSDLSTTQIYTHVARERLKQLHATHHPRG encoded by the coding sequence GTGAAAGGGGGCAGTGAGGATGCTGCGCTCATCGAATCGTTTTCCGATGCCCTATGGATGGAGCGAGGGCTAAGCCGCAACACACTTTCAGCCTACCAGTCCGATTTAGGCAAAGTCGCTGACTGGTTGCACAACAACAGGGGTTATGGATTGCTCCAGGCCAAACGGGCCGACCTGCAATCCTATTTGGCGCACTTGGTAAAACAGGGCAGGAAGCCACGCTCCACTGCGCGCCTGCTCTCCTGTGTTCGACAGTTCTATCAATTCAGTTTGCGGGAAGGCTGGTTGAGTGCCGATCCCAGTGTTCGTATCGATTCCCCCAAGCTCGGCAGACCGTTACCGAAATCACTCTCCGAAGGAGAGGTTGAGGCGCTGCTGAATGCCCCTGATATAGACGATGCGGAGGGTATGCGGGACCGAACCATGCTGGAAGTGCTCTATGCAGCGGGATTGCGGGTTTCGGAATTGGTTGATCTGCGACCGGAGCAGGTGAATCTGTCCCAGGGGGTGATGCGTATCCTGGGGAAAGGCGGCAAGGAGCGGCTGGTGCCGATGGGTGATGAAGCTCAGGGCTGGCTTGAACGCTTCTATTCCGGTGCCCGGATTGAGCTCCTGGGCGAGAGGGTCTGTTCCCATCTGTTTCCGACCCGGCGTGGCCAGGGTATGACCAGGCAGGCTTTCTGGTACCGGATCAAAAAGCATGCGGCAATCGCGGGTATCACTCATTCCATCTCGCCCCATACCCTGCGGCACGCCTTTGCCACCCATCTGTTGAACCACGGCGCTGATCTGCGCGTAGTACAACTGCTGTTGGGACACAGTGACTTGTCCACCACTCAAATCTACACCCATGTGGCACGGGAGCGGCTGAAACAACTGCACGCCACTCACCATCCCCGGGGTTGA